DNA sequence from the Maribacter dokdonensis DSW-8 genome:
TTCCAAAAAATTAAAAGTCAGGCTAAACTATTCCTACTCATAGCGGTACTTCTTTTACTATATGCCATCGGTAAAAAGATGCATTTGTCTTCTTTAATAATCATCCTTGTTTTTGGACTTATCGTTAAGAATGTAAATTTATTTTTTCCTGGTAAGACCAAAATTTTCTTGGAGTCTGAACGAATGCAACAAATATATCACGAGCTACATATAGTAACATTGGAAACTGCTTTTGTAGTACGGACTTTCTTCTTTGTTATATTTGGAATCACCATTGTGCTTTCATCACTGTTAAGTATCAATGTTGCAATTGTTAGCCTACTCATTATCGCATCTATCTACGCCATACGTTTTCTGGTTTTAATGATATTTGTAGGGAAGGATATGCTACCACAATTATTTATTGCTCCAAGAGGCCTTATAACAGTTCTTCTATTTTATGCCATACCTAGCGAAGCTCAAATTGAAGGGTTTGAATCTGGTATATTGCTGTTCGTGATTATTGCCACAAGTTTAGTAATGACCTGGGCAATGATAAAGGACAAACGAAAAATGGGCACTTTACTAGACGAAATAGATGAAGAAATTACTGAAAGAAATTTAACAGAAGATGCCATAAGGGCTTCTGAAGCCATCGCACCTACAGAAACTGAAGGAGAAAACCCCCAGACGGACATATTTGAAAATAACCGTTAAATCTTAAAACACAAGCTCCGTTTCTTATTGAGGTCCAAAAGAAGCATGTTGTTCTTGGTGTTCACCGTAAGCTTGTGGTTCGGTATTTTCCAAACTATCCACCTCTTTACGAAAACGAAGTATCATTAAAGTATCTAATTCTTGATCAATGCTATCTTTTAACACTCGCCAGTTACTAGAGTTCATTTTATTATTATACTCCATGATTTTATTGAACCGCTCTAAATTATAACGATTGGCCTTCCAGGCATGAGCGGTACTTTCTTCATGTTTCACATCTTGCAAATAGAATCCTATTCCAAATCCAAGCACAACAACGACCAATAATATCTTTAAAACTTTTGGAGAGAGTTTCATAAGGTTAAGTTCTTTAGGGTACTAAAGTATATAATAACAACACCGAAATGGTTTCTTTTCCGATGAATTTGTAACGTTATTAGATTAAATGTACAAAAATACTGACACACTGTTAACCATTTCTTCACATTAGGATACCTAAATTGTATCATTTGCCAAATTTTGCACAAATTTACCACTAGAGAAATGACAAAGGTCATAAAAACAAAAAATCCTAACATCAATTGACATTAGGACTTTATTTGTTCTCTTAGTTGGCCCACAAGGACTCGAACCTTGAATGACGGTACCAAAAACCGGAGTGTTACCATTACACCATGGGCCAATACCTTTTTAAGAGGCTGCAAATTTAAAACAAAGTTTGGTTTCACCAAATATTTTTTAAAGTAAAAATTGAAAAAATCTTTATTGCCTCATGTTAAAGGTTTATAAAAATAGTTTATTCCTTTCTATATTAATTAGTAAATTCGCCACTTAGGTTTAACCCAAGCTTCATGTTTTCAAACAACTACCAAAAGTGGAACACCATACTAGGATGGTCCGTATTTTTTATAGCCCTTATAACGTATTATATAACCGTTGAGCCCACTAATAGTTTTTGGGATGCAGGTGAATATATAGCTACCGCTGCCAAATTGCAAGTTGGTCACCCACCGGGGGCACCTCTATTACAAATGATCGGTGCTTTCTTTGCCATGTTCGCATTGGAACCCAATCAAGTAGCTATGATGGTAAATTTAGTATCTGGGGTATCTAGCGCATTTACCATTCTATTCATGTTCTGGACCATTACCAATATCACCAGAAAACTGATAGATAAAGACGGTCCTTTTACCAATAGTAAGGCCATTGCGGTATTTGGAAGTGCTTTAGTAGGATCCCTTGCATTTACCTATTCCGATAGTTTTTGGTTCAACGCGGTGGAAACAGAAGTATACGCCATGGCCAGTTTCATTATGGCACTTTTGTTATGGTTAGGTCTTAAATGGACAGATAATTTAGACGACCCTAGAGGGAATAGATGGATTATATTGATTTCCTTTGTTGTCGGCCTTACTTTCGGTATTCAATTTATGGGCTTTTTGGCCATACCTTCAATTGGTCTACTTTACTATTTTAAAACCTACAAAAAAACAACGGTAAAGAATTTTTTACTGGCTAACATTATCGTCATTGCCATTTTAATGTTGGTTTATAAATTCTCATTGACCTACGTATTAAAATTATTTGGAT
Encoded proteins:
- a CDS encoding cation:proton antiporter domain-containing protein translates to MEILSSYNLIIGASLIVVLSFFFNGISKKTNIPAVLMLIVLGILIKITLEFFIPEIPDFKGSLEILGTVGLIMIVLEAALELELKREKLWPIIKSMAVALIGLVGSAYVAALILHQFIPNMTMQSAWLYATPLSILSSAIIIPSVGGLAEEKKEFHIYESTFSDIMGIMMFYFLTGKLNPAEDTGASGFALNLVLTIVIALVASYAIILVFQKIKSQAKLFLLIAVLLLLYAIGKKMHLSSLIIILVFGLIVKNVNLFFPGKTKIFLESERMQQIYHELHIVTLETAFVVRTFFFVIFGITIVLSSLLSINVAIVSLLIIASIYAIRFLVLMIFVGKDMLPQLFIAPRGLITVLLFYAIPSEAQIEGFESGILLFVIIATSLVMTWAMIKDKRKMGTLLDEIDEEITERNLTEDAIRASEAIAPTETEGENPQTDIFENNR